The following proteins are encoded in a genomic region of Jaculus jaculus isolate mJacJac1 chromosome 13, mJacJac1.mat.Y.cur, whole genome shotgun sequence:
- the LOC123454200 gene encoding putative vomeronasal receptor-like protein 4, translated as MIWNIQTIICLFLTVPGFVGNILLFVRYVYNFLMKNEMKCTDLIIIHLALSNILIICSITISETAIILYFNNFLSEVGCKVVVFLGRMARGLSICTTCLLSMVQAVTINPRMTLWRKLKPQTAGQVLPYLLLFWMLNSLVSSNLLHYITAVRTVNRSGVHMYSGYCYLLPSRLIVRWLFICLMALRDAVFQSLMGWSSASMAFHLYKHHKHVLYLHSSKCVNNSSPEIRATLSTLILMTCFLFFFWVDFLFSFYIGSMVTYDHIINMIKTFLQVGYAVLSPFVLISRDVHVAKSWCGHYMLKLHCTHIPP; from the coding sequence ATGATTTGGAATATCCAGACAATAATATGCCTCTTTCTTACTGTACCTGGATTTGTGGGGAATATACTACTATTTGTGAGATATGTGTATAATTTTCTCATGAAGAATGAGATGAAATGCACAGACCTCATCATCATTCACTTGGCACTTTCAAATATACTTATTATTTGTAGCATAACTATCAGTGAAACAgccataattttatatttcaataaTTTCCTAAGTGAGGTTGGTTGTAAAGTTGTAGTTTTTCTGGGAAGGATGGCTCGAGGACTCTCCATCTGCACCACCTGTCTCCTCAGCATGGTCCAGGCTGTCACCATCAATCCCAGGATGACCCTGTGGAGAAAACTCAAACCACAGACTGCAGGGCAGGTTCTTCCCTATCTCCTCCTCTTTTGGATGTTAAATTCTCTGGTAAGCTCAAACTTGCTGCATTATATCACAGCAGTCAGAACTGTGAACAGATCTGGAGTTCACATGTATAGTGGGTACTGCTATCTGCTCCCATCCAGGCTAATAGTGAGATGGCTTTTTATCTGTCTCATGGCTCTTCGCGATGCTGTATTTCAGAGTCTCATGGGCTGGAGCAGTGCGTCCATGGCTTTCCATCTGTATAAACATCATAAGCATGTCCTCTACCTTCATAGCTCCAAGTGTGTGAACAATTCCAGTCCAGAAATCAGAGCCACACTGAGCACTCTCATTCTCATGacctgtttccttttcttcttctgggtagatttccttttctccttctacaTAGGTTCTATGGTAACATATGATCACATAATCAATATGATTAAAACTTTTCTACAAGTTGGTTATGCTGTTCTCAGCCCCTTTGTCTTGATCAGCAGAGATGTCCATGTGGCTAAATCCTGGTGTGGTCACTACATGCTGAAATTACATTGCACACACATCCCTCCATGA
- the LOC101617099 gene encoding putative vomeronasal receptor-like protein 4, producing the protein MIWNNLIRTTIFPSLNGPGIMGNILIFVRHAYILVMGTERKPIDLILIHLAFSNLALICNIEIADMSTVFHWRNLLGEAGCKVVIFLGRLARGLSICTTSLLSMVQAVTINPRMTPWRKLKPQTAGQVLPYLLLFWIFNSLISSNMVYSITAVTNVNTSGVHMYGGYCYMAPSSLIVKWFFICLMALRDAIFQILMGWSSASMALHLYKHHKRVLYLHSSKCANNSSPEIRATQSTLILMACFLFFYWVDFIFSFYLGSILTYDSILLMINLFLQVGYAVFSPFILISRSWRLPDLLGWHSCKTKVTSAASRGQHLSRTWVVGFESNKLSQCSLLSSSLFLSRRETAFEQTAGERTPRAARRALIFLRGASGPGGNALRRERPSAAGD; encoded by the exons ATGATATGGAACAACCTCATCCGGACAacaatctttccttcccttaaTGGACCTGGAATTATGGGGAATATCCTAATATTTGTGAGACATGCATATATTTTGGTCATGGGAACTGAGAGAAAACCCATAGACCTCATCCTCATTCACCTGGCATTTTCCAATCTGGCACTGATTTGTAACATAGAAATTGCAGATATGTCCACAGTATTTCACTGGAGGAACTTACTAGGTGAGGCTGGTTGTAAAGTTGTGATTTTCCTGGGAAGGCTGGCTCGAGGACTCTCCATCTGCACCACCTCTCTCCTCAGCATGGTCCAGGCTGTCACCATCAACCCCAGGATGACCCCGTGGAGAAAACTCAAACCACAGACTGCAGGGCAGGTTCTTCCCTATCTCCTCCTCTTCTGGATCTTTAACTCTCTGATAAGCTCCAACATGGTGTACTCTATCACAGCGGTCACTAAtgtgaacacatctggagttcacatgtaTGGTGGGTACTGCTATATGGCTCCATCCAGCCTAATAGTGAAGTGGTTTTTCATCTGTCTCATGGCTCTTCGTGATGCCATATTTCAGATTCTCATGGGCTGGAGCAGTGCCTCCATGGCTCTCCATCTGTATAAACATCACAAACGTGTCCTCTACCTTCATAGCTCCAAGTGTGCAAATAATTCCAGCCCAGAAATCAGAGCCACACAGAGCACTCTCATTCTCATGGCCTGTTTCCTATTCTTTTATTGGGTagatttcattttctcattctaCTTAGGTTCCATACTTACATATGATTCCATACTCTTAATGATTAACCTTTTTTTACAAGTTGGTTATGCTGTTTTTAGCCCATTTATCCTTATTAGCAGAT CATGGAGGCTTCCTGACCTGCTGGGCTGGCACAGCTGCAAAACCAAAGTTACTTCTGCCGCCTCTAGGGGCCAACATCTATCCCGGACCTGGGTCGTGGGATTTGAAAGCAACAAGCTTTCCCAATGTTCACTTCTTTCTAGTTCTCTTTTCTTGTCCCGGAGAGAAACGGCTTTTGAGCAGACAGCTGGCGAGCGAACTCCCAGAGCTGCACGAAGGGCCTTGATCTTCCTGCGCGGGGCTTCGGGGCCTGGCGGGAATGCTCTGAGACGAGAGCGGCCTTCCGCGGCGGGGGATTAG